A region of the Trichoplusia ni isolate ovarian cell line Hi5 chromosome 26 unlocalized genomic scaffold, tn1 tig00003117_group25, whole genome shotgun sequence genome:
CAAACAATTAATCAGCCGGATCATACCCGAAGTTTGTAAGAATATAATACGTGTGTTGAAGAACTACATCCAGGTAAGAAAAACTAAGTTatgaatcaaatatttttttttattaattatacaaaattaggCGAACTATCTACTGGGTACTACTATCGGTTTCTTCTACTGATGCGATTTGTGAAACTATCTCTTTCAAATGGTttcaagttttctttttgtgaGGTTGAACTTGCTGGTGTCGACGCAGTTTCATATCCGGGATGGCTATGATATCCGTAACCATAATTGTATTTGCCCATTCGCatgtctattaaaatattattaatatagcCTTGGCTTGTATTACGGCAGTCTCGTTTTGTACCGCTCTTAATTCTGAAGCGACGTATTGCCCATAAATATCATATTCATCCTTAGATTCATCCATTTTGCGTTTGCAGATTTAACTATTTCAAATACTTCACTTAGATTGTCATCCACTTTTCTTTTAGATGCTTTTTTGCTACTTGTAGATGGTAGTGGGGATGGTGGAAGTGGAGATTGTGGTTTCTGCTGCTCCGATTGCTGTTCTGGCTCCTCAGTTGCCAGGAGGTCTTCACGGTTTGCCTGcaattttaaacacttttttttaaggttccgaGTTCCGAAGCGCACTGGAAAGAAAAGGCCCGTGAGTGGAACGAATTATGGAATTTTCCACACTGTGTCGGAGCTATAGATGGGAAGCATGTGGTTATTGAAGCGCCTAGCAATAGTAACAGTGATTACTACAACTACAAAGATCAGTTTAGTATTGTACTACTGGCTATTGTAGATGCATCTTATAATGTTATATATGCAAACTGTGGTGCGAAAGGAAGAGCATCTGACAGTGGCATCTTTCAAGAAACGAGTTTCTATCAAAGAATGGTGGAACACCGTCTTAATTTTCCAAACCAAGAAACGATATCACCAGATGGACCTGACCTTCCTTATGTAATACTGGGCGATAGTGCATTCCCATTATCGGAAAACTTGATGAGGCCGTACCCGGGTATTCATAACCGTGGCAC
Encoded here:
- the LOC113506825 gene encoding uncharacterized protein LOC113506825, giving the protein MHILRSQFARERKKMLSTKTTGAGAADIKKSKWKFYEELIFLQSTTTRVGGADTLNETANREDLLATEEPEQQSEQQKPQSPLPPSPLPSTSSKKASKRKVDDNLSEVFEIVKSANAKWMNLRMNMIFMGNTSLQN